One window from the genome of Halictus rubicundus isolate RS-2024b chromosome 7, iyHalRubi1_principal, whole genome shotgun sequence encodes:
- the LOC143355621 gene encoding NAD(P)H oxidoreductase RTN4IP1, mitochondrial gives MLKRAVWRLKSTFGNVHSRPSSKLSVKHKENVEDKMQAWQIHSYGGLEELKLSNVRIPIIARPTDVLVKVEASSVNPIDIAMTRGYGAAVLNFMRKAKSLTNGGQYEGLELPLTLGRDFSGIIVSKGHGVGSRLKLGDKVWGVVPVEQQGCHAGYVVVDDSLVSLHPKNISHIEAASILYAGLTAWSALWITGGLCYKTVLTARKNNRILILGGSGGVGTMAIQLAKAWNMHVITTCSSDAVNLVQKLGADIVIDYKLNDADSRIITEGPYNIILDCANQGPNQIRSKGYPHCTYITLNSPLLKNIDQHGLIAGAVKNMGELIRFNVPTAENKSCVKWGFFAPSPTGIKTLQEFVESGEVVPVVKKVYPFQELSVAYNRVVQGHLRGKIVIDMR, from the exons ATGCTAAAGAGGGCTGTATGGCGTTTAAAATCAACATTTGGAAATGTTCATTCACGACCCTCTAGTAAGTTGTCGGTCAAACATAAGGAAAATGTTGAAGACAAAATGCAAGCATGGCAAATACACTCATATGGTGGCTTAGAAGAATTAAAGTTGTCAAACGTCAGAATTCCAATAATCGCCAGACCGACAGATGTACTTGTAAAAGTCGAAGCGTCTAGTGTAAATCCAATAGACATTGCTATGACAA GAGGATATGGGGCAGCAGTTTTAAATTTCATGCGAAAAGCAAAGAGCCTTACCAATGGTGGACAATACGAGGGATTGGAACTACCGTTAACACTGGGCAGAGACTTTTCTGGTATAATAGTTTCAAAAGGACATGGTGTCGGGAGTAGATTAAAGTTAGGCGACAAAGTATGGGGTGTTGTACCAGTTGAACAACAAGGTTGTCATGCTGGTTATGTAGTTGTAGATGATTCCTTG GTCAGTTTACATCCTAAGAATATATCTCATATCGAAGCAGCTAGTATATTATATGCAGGGCTTACAGCATGGTCTGCATTATGGATTACTGGTGGATTGTGTTATAAAACTGTACTAACTGCCAGAAAAAATAACAGAATTTTAATATTAGGTGGTTCAGGTGGTGTAGGAACTATGGCGATACAACTTGCAAAAGCTTGGAATATGCAT GTCATAACTACTTGCAGCAGCGACGCAGTCAATCTAGTGCAAAAATTAGGAGCTGATATTGTAATAGATTACAAATTAAATGATGCAGACTCCAGAATAATTACAGAGGGACC ATACAACATAATTTTGGATTGCGCTAATCAGGGTCCCAATCAAATACGCTCAAAGGGTTATCCACACTGTACGTACATAACTTTAAATTCACCGttactaaaaaatattgatcaACATGGACTGATTGCTGGGGCAGTAAAAAACATGGGAGAATTGATAAGGTTCAACGTCCCAACTGCCGAAAATAAAAGTTGCGTAAAATGGGGCTTTTTTGCCCCTTCTCCAACAGGAATCAAAACTCTTCAAGAATTCGTTGAAAGTGGAGAg GTTGTCCCTGTAGTTAAAAAAGTATATCCATTCCAAGAATTATCAGTAGCATACAATAGAGTGGTTCAAGGCCATTTACGAGGCAAAATAGTTATCGATATGAGATAG
- the Trprs-m gene encoding tryptophanyl-tRNA synthetase, mitochondrial — protein sequence MFTLLKNIVVLQARYVTCKRMCIKQYSRKVSHHPRRIFSGIQPTGEVHVGNYLGAIKKWVELQDSEESVIWSIVDMHAITLPHNPKELHDNTMRMTATLLACGIDPNKSILFQQSAVPRHAELCWVLGCITTLARLAHLPQFKEKSETVKHVPLGLYIYPVLQAADILLYKATHVPCGQDQIQHIELAQELATSFNNKFGNTFCVPHSLISKDPSQRIKSLRDPLKKMSKSSTSPKGTINILDEPHIVLERIKKAITDFTSEVTYEPDERPGIANLITIHSMFTGKSPDQICLEMQGLDTGKYKLLLADLIIEKLSPIREEFSKLIKEPTYLNEVLEDGKERATEIAEKSWQEIRKKIGFEHNNSIRAAEKDVQNIMQKI from the exons ATGTTTACgctattgaaaaatattgttgtgCTCCAAGCACGTTATGTTACCTGCAAACGTATGTGCATCAAACAATACTCCCGCAAG GTTTCTCATCATccaagaagaatattttctgGAATTCAACCTACTGGAGAGGTTCATGTAGGAAATTATTTGGGTGCTATTAAAAAATGGGTAGAATTGCAAGATTCGGAAGAAAGTGTTATTTGGAGTATAGTGGACATGCATGCTATTACTTTACCGCAC AATCCCAAAGAGTTACACGACAATACAATGAGAATGACAGCAACATTGTTAGCATGTGGCATAGACCCAAACAAGAGCATATTATTTCAACAATCTGCAGTACCAAGGCACGCAGAATTATGCTGGGTTCTTGGATGCATCACAACTTTAGCAAGATTAGCACATTTACCTCAGTTTAAAGAGAAAAGCGAAACAGTAAAACATGTTCCATTGGGTTTATATATCTATCCCGTTTTACAAGCAGCTGATATATTACTATATAA AGCAACCCATGTTCCATGTGGACAAGATCAAATCCAGCATATTGAATTAGCACAAGAATTGGCTACTTCGTTTAACAACAAATTTGGTAACACTTTTTGTGTGCCACATTCTTTAATAAGTA AGGATCCAAGTCAACGAATAAAGTCTTTGCGCGATCCtctgaaaaaaatgtctaaATCAAGCACTAGTCCAAAGGGCACAATAAACATATTGGACGAGCCACACATTGTCTTAGAAAGAATAAAGAAAGCCATAACTGATTTTACATCTGAGGTAACCTATGAACCTGACGAACGACCTGGAATTGCTAATTTGATCACTATTCATTCTATGTTTACTGGAAAATCGCCAGATCAAATATGTTTAGAAATGCAAGGATTGGATACTGGAAA ATACAAATTGCTATTAGCAGACTTAATTATAGAAAAGCTGTCTCCGATAAGAGAAGAATTCTCAAAATTGATCAAGGAACCAACATATTTGAACGAAGTGTTGGAAGATGGTAAGGAAAGGGCAACAGAAATTGCTGAAAAATCATGGCAGGAGATTAGAAAAAAAATAGGTTTTGAACATAACAATTCTATACGTGCTGCAGAAAAAGATGTACAAAATATTATGCagaaaatataa